From a single Larimichthys crocea isolate SSNF chromosome XIII, L_crocea_2.0, whole genome shotgun sequence genomic region:
- the LOC104923045 gene encoding H-2 class II histocompatibility antigen, A-U alpha chain, producing the protein MLLCSDATMKICSSDMKRSALIMLMLNSFCAFSYVPHEITCFVGCFLNGTTEVQAEFDAAEILYVDFQKEEVVYTFPKFVDVDPSQVLASSIIINYALTSKDFCLAITAGCAAVENNPPEEKEAPVSALYPAEEVQLGVENTLTCFVNHFYPPDIKVSWTKNGQPLSEGVSLSRYYPNNDQTFHQFSTLTFTPTEEDIYSCTVEHSALDRPITRIWGDYFTFLTPDIVFGVGMAVALLGIAVGVFLIAKAHYEQNSLSH; encoded by the exons ATGTTGCTCTGTTCCGACGCAACAATGAAGATCTGCAGCTCAGACATGAAGCGATCTGCTCTCATAATGCTGATGCTCAACAGCTTCTGTGCCTTCTCATATG TTCCACATGAAATTACCTGTTTTGTGGGCTGCTTTTTGAACGGCACAACTGAGGTCCAGGCTGAATTTGATGCTGCAGAGATTTTGTATGTGGATTTCCAAAAAGAGGAGGTTGTTTACACCTTCCCCAAATTTGTTGATGTTGATCCAAGTCAAGTTTTGGCAAGTTCGATTATAATTAATTATGCTCTGACATCCAAAGACTTCTGTTTAGCCATTACTGCAGGCTGCGCAGCAGTGGAGAATAATCCACCAGAAGAAAAAG AGGCCCCTGTGAGTGCCCTCTACCCTGCAGAAGAAGTTCAGCTGGGAGTTGAAAACACCCTCACCTGCTTTGTGAATCATTTCTACCCACCTGACATCAAAGTCAGCTGGACGAAAAATGGTCAGCCATTGTCGGAGGGGGTGTCACTCAGTCGATATTATCCCAATAATGATCAAACCTTCCACCAGTTCTCCACCTTGACATTCACACCGACAGAGGAGGACATTTACAGCTGCACTGTGGAGCACTCAGCCCTGGACAGGCCGATAACAAGGATTTGGGGTGATTATTTTACCTT TCTCACACCAGATATCGTCTTTGGAGTGGGCATGGCTGTGGCTTTGCTGGGAATTGCAGTTGGAGTATTTTTGATTGCAAAGGCACACTATGAACAAAATTCTCTTAGTCACTGA